From Streptomyces sp. 6-11-2, one genomic window encodes:
- a CDS encoding glycosyltransferase family 2 protein translates to MTDQPSYDAALVVPCFDVAGHVPRFLDSVAALDGFDRTQVILVDDGSTDGTRELLAAFADRHPQAELITQSNAGPGAARNRGLREVRAAHVAFADADDVMVPDGLSAMLASARGNDADMVVADFTNVPLRPYGRWKRYFGDGDRCVEDITEYPDLVFSASVWNKLFSVPFLRRIRASFPEGVLFEDAWFSVPALLSARRVNLLDRSVYLYRQRGDGSSIMDSLRANAGNYRDHLDLNLHLLDVGTRHGPGVRRLMERYAAFTYLGFLRRLSEAPPELDVTALLPDVGRLYGGIRDDVLREFVTGRRDAALQAAAKSGRLGEWLADPWPLLPEGARPADRVWRDLPLNPAVTAHGDPPRYRLNGDRVELTGSIAPADGGGFGSRWTSSTTPVSAVLDTAVSPARTHRGVALLQTLPASTVNVATLQISRGGVLALSLPRMEALPGWVDLSAMAWPLPEPAPVERPAPAP, encoded by the coding sequence GTGACGGACCAGCCCTCGTACGACGCCGCGCTCGTCGTGCCCTGCTTCGACGTGGCCGGGCACGTGCCCCGCTTCCTGGACTCGGTCGCCGCCCTCGACGGGTTCGACCGGACCCAGGTGATCCTCGTCGACGACGGATCGACCGACGGCACCCGCGAACTGCTCGCCGCGTTCGCCGACCGCCATCCGCAGGCCGAGCTGATCACACAGTCCAACGCGGGTCCCGGAGCGGCCCGCAACCGCGGGCTGCGCGAGGTCCGCGCCGCGCACGTCGCCTTCGCCGACGCGGACGACGTGATGGTGCCCGACGGGCTGTCCGCGATGCTGGCCTCGGCCCGCGGCAACGACGCCGACATGGTCGTCGCCGACTTCACCAACGTCCCGCTGCGCCCCTACGGCCGCTGGAAGCGGTACTTCGGAGACGGCGACCGGTGCGTCGAGGACATCACCGAGTACCCGGACCTGGTGTTCTCGGCGAGCGTGTGGAACAAGCTGTTCTCCGTGCCGTTCCTGCGGCGCATCCGGGCGTCCTTCCCGGAGGGCGTGCTGTTCGAGGACGCCTGGTTCAGCGTTCCGGCGCTGCTGTCCGCGCGCCGCGTCAACCTGCTGGACCGCTCCGTCTACCTCTACCGGCAGCGCGGCGACGGCTCCTCGATCATGGACTCCCTGCGGGCCAACGCGGGCAACTACCGCGACCACCTCGACCTCAACCTGCACCTGCTCGACGTGGGCACGCGCCACGGACCCGGGGTGCGGCGGTTGATGGAGCGGTACGCCGCCTTCACCTATCTCGGCTTCCTCAGAAGGCTCTCCGAGGCGCCGCCGGAACTCGACGTCACGGCGCTCCTGCCCGACGTGGGCAGGCTCTACGGGGGCATCCGCGACGACGTACTGCGGGAGTTCGTCACCGGCCGCAGGGACGCGGCGCTGCAGGCGGCGGCGAAGTCGGGCAGGCTCGGCGAGTGGCTCGCGGACCCCTGGCCCCTGCTGCCCGAGGGCGCTCGGCCGGCCGACCGTGTATGGCGGGACCTGCCGCTGAATCCGGCCGTCACCGCCCACGGTGACCCGCCTCGCTACCGGCTGAACGGCGACCGGGTCGAACTCACGGGCTCGATCGCCCCCGCCGACGGCGGCGGCTTCGGATCCCGGTGGACGTCCAGTACGACGCCCGTCAGCGCGGTGCTGGACACGGCGGTGAGCCCGGCCCGCACCCACCGCGGTGTCGCCCTGCTGCAGACCCTGCCGGCGTCCACGGTCAACGTGGCCACCCTGCAGATCTCGCGGGGCGGCGTGCTGGCCCTGTCGCTGCCCCGCATGGAGGCCCTGCCGGGCTGGGTCGACCTGTCGGCGATGGCATGGCCGCTGCCGGAGCCGGCACCGGTGGAACGACCGGCGCCGGCACCATGA
- the obgE gene encoding GTPase ObgE, translating into MTTFVDRVELHVAAGNGGHGCASVHREKFKPLGGPDGGNGGRGGDVILTVDQSVTTLLEYHHSPHRKATNGKPGEGGNRSGKDGEDLVLAVPDGTVVLDKQGNVLADLVGHGTSFIAAQGGRGGLGNASLASARRKAPGFALLGEPGDLQDIVLELKTVADVALVGYPSAGKSSLISVLSAAKPKIADYPFTTLVPNLGVVTAGSTVYTIADVPGLIPGASRGKGLGLEFLRHVERCSVLVHVLDTATLESDRDPVSDLDVIEEELRQYGGLDNRPRIVVLNKIDVPDGKDLAEMVRPDLQARGYRVFEVSAVARTGLKELSYAVADLVATARAARPKEEATRIVIRPKAVDDTGFTVVREDDGLFRIRGEKPERWVHQTDFNNDEAVGYLADRLNRLGVEEALMKAGARSGDGVAIGPEDNAVVFDWEPTVMAGAEMLGRRGEDHRFEAPRPAAQRRRNRQAERDEAEQGYEGFDPFAS; encoded by the coding sequence CGGCCCGGACGGCGGCAACGGCGGGCGCGGCGGTGACGTGATCCTCACCGTCGACCAGTCCGTCACGACGCTGCTCGAGTACCACCACTCCCCGCACCGCAAGGCCACCAACGGCAAGCCCGGCGAGGGCGGCAACCGCTCCGGCAAGGACGGCGAGGACCTGGTTCTGGCGGTGCCGGACGGCACGGTGGTCCTGGACAAGCAGGGCAACGTGCTCGCCGACCTGGTCGGCCACGGCACCTCGTTCATCGCCGCGCAGGGCGGCCGGGGCGGCCTGGGCAACGCGTCGCTGGCCTCCGCCCGGCGCAAGGCGCCCGGCTTCGCGCTGCTGGGCGAGCCGGGGGACCTCCAGGACATCGTGCTGGAGCTGAAGACCGTCGCCGACGTGGCGCTGGTCGGCTACCCGAGCGCCGGAAAGTCCTCTCTCATCTCCGTCCTCTCCGCCGCCAAGCCGAAGATCGCCGACTACCCCTTCACCACCCTGGTGCCCAACCTGGGTGTGGTGACGGCCGGTTCGACCGTCTACACCATCGCCGACGTGCCCGGACTCATTCCGGGCGCCAGCCGCGGCAAGGGCCTGGGCCTGGAGTTCCTGCGCCATGTGGAGCGATGCAGCGTGCTCGTGCACGTGCTGGACACGGCGACCCTGGAGTCCGACCGCGACCCGGTCTCCGACCTCGATGTCATCGAGGAGGAGCTGCGGCAGTACGGCGGCCTCGACAACCGCCCCCGCATCGTGGTCCTGAACAAGATCGACGTGCCCGACGGCAAGGACCTCGCCGAGATGGTCCGGCCCGATCTCCAGGCGCGCGGCTACCGCGTCTTCGAGGTGTCGGCGGTGGCGCGCACGGGACTCAAGGAGCTGTCCTACGCGGTCGCCGACCTGGTCGCGACGGCGCGTGCCGCCCGTCCGAAGGAGGAGGCGACCCGGATCGTCATCCGCCCGAAGGCGGTCGACGACACCGGCTTCACCGTCGTCCGCGAGGACGACGGCCTCTTCCGTATCCGCGGCGAGAAGCCCGAACGCTGGGTGCACCAGACCGACTTCAACAACGACGAGGCGGTCGGTTACCTCGCCGACCGGCTCAACCGCCTCGGTGTCGAGGAGGCGTTGATGAAGGCGGGCGCCCGGTCCGGCGACGGCGTCGCCATCGGACCCGAGGACAACGCGGTCGTCTTCGACTGGGAGCCGACGGTCATGGCGGGCGCGGAGATGCTGGGGCGCCGTGGCGAGGACCACCGCTTCGAGGCGCCGCGTCCGGCCGCCCAGCGGCGCCGGAACCGGCAGGCCGAGCGGGACGAGGCGGAGCAGGGGTACGAGGGGTTCGACCCCTTCGCCTCGTAG